Proteins co-encoded in one Elusimicrobiota bacterium genomic window:
- a CDS encoding tetratricopeptide repeat protein, translated as MRCKLLQSGWTPSWSWRLLALSVVSLSLLLYGRTLLNPPVWDDVYFVAGQPFLRDCGNLGLTLNPRYLFWVLPVENSARPAWLASVLCDSCLFPDAWPGLRLTSILWHGLGGVLLMALAWELSRDRWCSLLAGLIFVAHPLHTEPVNLITFRADLMAFAFMALSLCLYLRGRLQTGWRGAAAFAASLGCYAAAVLSKEMAVSLPALMILADALLPRIPDGPGPAAPLRGRWARYGLYALVLILFIAFRAPRSGYVLEPQAGPSRGRPESSWLKAPSAPEWDYITRAKGPPPDFMPWGRIYREPEVRFLTMSRISGSYLRLLSWPWTLQGDYAPPVVDSWADAKVLAAWLAWLTLLAAAWMLRRSRPVLSFGLLWIPVTLLPVSGIIPLLNLQADRYLYVPSAGWCLAAAAALSEAARARRRWLRAAAWSSGLGLLAFFGWRTNSRNRDYRDELAFYQATDRLDPGIPRNHVNLALTLQRAGQTRRAEAELRSAVRLWPGYTDARLLLAEQLMAQDRPADAMTELREGLPWGAKEAEFQYALGRAHEMSGRLREALAAYEAAAGCDPAYWSADLKAGELQVRLGRFKEGSAHLRQALATTRWGLPEGLYYLALAYRGLRMPRQAARTYAVLLRASPRLAAAYREGRSPGQRMNRAAGRPL; from the coding sequence ATGAGATGTAAGCTGCTCCAGAGCGGCTGGACTCCGTCCTGGAGTTGGCGCCTCCTGGCCCTCTCAGTCGTCTCCCTGAGTCTGCTCCTCTACGGCCGGACGCTTTTGAATCCGCCGGTCTGGGACGACGTCTACTTCGTCGCCGGCCAGCCCTTCTTGCGCGACTGCGGCAACCTGGGCCTTACGCTCAACCCCCGCTACCTGTTCTGGGTCCTGCCCGTGGAGAACTCGGCGCGCCCCGCCTGGCTGGCCTCGGTGCTCTGCGATTCCTGCCTCTTCCCGGACGCTTGGCCAGGACTGCGCCTGACCAGCATCCTCTGGCACGGCCTGGGCGGGGTCCTGCTCATGGCCCTAGCCTGGGAACTCTCCCGAGACCGCTGGTGCAGCCTGCTGGCAGGGCTCATTTTCGTGGCGCATCCTCTCCATACGGAGCCGGTGAACCTCATCACCTTCCGGGCGGACCTGATGGCCTTCGCCTTCATGGCCTTGTCGCTGTGCCTCTACCTGCGGGGCCGCCTCCAGACCGGCTGGCGGGGAGCGGCGGCCTTCGCGGCCTCTTTGGGCTGCTACGCGGCGGCCGTGCTCTCCAAGGAGATGGCCGTGTCTTTGCCCGCACTCATGATCCTCGCCGACGCGCTGCTGCCCCGAATCCCCGATGGGCCGGGGCCCGCGGCGCCGCTGCGCGGGCGCTGGGCCCGGTACGGCCTCTACGCCCTTGTGCTGATCCTCTTCATCGCTTTCCGGGCCCCGCGCTCCGGCTATGTCCTGGAGCCGCAGGCGGGGCCGTCCCGGGGCAGGCCGGAGTCCTCGTGGCTGAAGGCTCCGAGCGCCCCGGAATGGGACTATATCACGCGGGCCAAGGGCCCGCCCCCTGATTTCATGCCCTGGGGCAGGATATACCGAGAGCCGGAGGTGCGCTTCCTGACCATGTCGCGCATCAGCGGGTCCTATCTGCGGCTGCTGTCGTGGCCCTGGACCCTGCAGGGAGACTATGCCCCGCCCGTGGTGGATTCCTGGGCCGACGCGAAGGTCCTGGCGGCCTGGCTGGCGTGGCTGACCCTGTTGGCCGCAGCGTGGATGCTGCGCCGCAGCCGCCCGGTGCTGAGCTTCGGTCTCCTGTGGATCCCGGTGACGCTCCTTCCGGTCAGCGGCATCATCCCCCTGCTCAACCTCCAGGCTGACCGCTACCTCTACGTCCCTTCGGCGGGCTGGTGCCTGGCCGCCGCCGCGGCGCTGTCCGAGGCGGCGCGAGCGCGCCGCCGCTGGCTGCGGGCCGCGGCCTGGTCTTCCGGCCTGGGCCTGCTGGCCTTCTTCGGGTGGCGGACGAACTCGCGCAACCGGGACTATCGCGACGAGCTCGCTTTCTACCAGGCCACGGACAGGCTCGATCCGGGCATACCGCGCAACCACGTCAATCTGGCCTTGACCCTGCAGCGAGCGGGGCAGACGCGGCGAGCGGAAGCGGAACTGCGCAGCGCGGTGCGTTTGTGGCCGGGATACACGGACGCCCGGCTTCTGCTCGCGGAGCAGCTCATGGCGCAGGACCGCCCCGCCGACGCGATGACAGAACTGCGCGAAGGGCTGCCCTGGGGGGCAAAGGAAGCCGAATTCCAGTACGCATTAGGCCGCGCCCATGAGATGTCCGGGCGGCTCCGGGAGGCCCTAGCCGCCTACGAGGCCGCGGCCGGATGCGACCCCGCCTACTGGTCCGCGGACCTGAAGGCGGGGGAACTGCAGGTGCGCCTGGGACGCTTCAAAGAGGGCAGCGCGCACCTCAGGCAGGCCCTGGCCACGACGCGCTGGGGGCTTCCCGAAGGGCTATACTATCTGGCGCTGGCCTACCGGGGGTTGAGGATGCCCCGGCAGGCGGCGAGGACCTATGCCGTCT
- a CDS encoding prepilin-type N-terminal cleavage/methylation domain-containing protein — protein MSARPGFTLIELVIALVLSTFVLVGIVGVTSQMVRYQLEGGRKGINTSYELMSLDSMVRELQGASTLYCPSYCTGVNTPAKCTQATGCGSRTSSYLSGCIDYTLNPNVPGAPAPADGVAANVKAFCYCVWDKANTPTKTNWLLHYSNKASGCPYPAGTCPNACGTGTYDVVAQDIQPINSTFYFQRSDDINGVQLLFQVGASTTTTSVLRTETKQLVNSKIPLQRAFTDTFD, from the coding sequence ATGAGCGCCCGCCCCGGCTTCACCTTGATAGAGCTCGTCATCGCGCTGGTCTTGAGCACCTTCGTCCTGGTGGGCATCGTCGGCGTGACTTCGCAGATGGTGCGCTACCAGCTGGAAGGCGGCAGGAAGGGCATCAACACGAGCTATGAGTTGATGAGCCTCGACTCGATGGTGCGGGAGCTTCAGGGGGCCAGCACGCTGTACTGCCCGAGCTACTGCACGGGCGTGAACACGCCGGCCAAGTGCACGCAGGCGACCGGCTGCGGTTCCCGGACCAGCAGCTACCTCAGCGGCTGCATCGACTACACGCTGAACCCGAACGTCCCGGGCGCCCCCGCCCCCGCGGATGGGGTCGCGGCCAACGTGAAGGCGTTCTGCTACTGCGTCTGGGATAAGGCCAACACCCCCACAAAAACGAACTGGCTGCTGCACTACAGCAACAAGGCCTCCGGCTGCCCTTACCCGGCCGGGACCTGCCCCAACGCCTGCGGAACCGGGACCTACGACGTCGTGGCCCAGGACATCCAGCCCATCAACAGCACTTTCTATTTCCAACGCTCCGACGACATCAACGGGGTGCAGCTGCTCTTCCAAGTGGGGGCCAGCACCACGACCACGTCGGTCTTGAGGACCGAGACCAAGCAGCTCGTCAACTCCAAGATCCCCCTGCAGAGGGCCTTCACGGACACTTTTGACTGA
- a CDS encoding prepilin-type N-terminal cleavage/methylation domain-containing protein has translation MKVRQGYTLVEVVVAMLLSAVMITAIFTLALSSKRTGLNSDRRQAANVASQSVVKLLANYVTADPTASIDGPNAAANGSGAASWRLDGPNYKDSAGAVWALWPGSHTITGNNSNPGGLFPLLYQAPYNGKVTYWVGWGSCNCTTSSCTPPLAATCQPQINVTVDWTNL, from the coding sequence ATGAAGGTCCGGCAGGGCTACACCCTGGTCGAGGTCGTCGTGGCCATGCTGCTCTCCGCGGTCATGATCACCGCGATCTTCACGCTGGCCTTGAGCAGCAAGCGCACCGGTCTGAACTCGGACAGACGGCAGGCCGCCAATGTCGCCAGCCAGAGCGTGGTCAAGCTGCTCGCCAATTATGTGACCGCCGACCCGACCGCGAGCATTGACGGCCCCAACGCGGCGGCCAACGGCTCGGGAGCCGCCAGTTGGAGGCTCGACGGACCGAACTACAAAGACAGCGCGGGCGCCGTCTGGGCCCTTTGGCCGGGCTCCCACACCATCACCGGCAACAACTCCAACCCCGGGGGGCTGTTTCCCTTGCTCTATCAAGCGCCCTACAACGGCAAGGTGACCTACTGGGTCGGTTGGGGCAGCTGCAATTGCACCACGAGCAGCTGCACGCCCCCGCTCGCGGCGACCTGTCAGCCCCAAATCAACGTCACGGTGGATTGGACCAATTTATGA
- a CDS encoding prepilin-type N-terminal cleavage/methylation domain-containing protein — MMRRVRRMSRARRGFTLVELIVVCVIIGILSAVAIPKYLKSVENSRADAGVAQLKMVGAASRMFSLDHSGTYVTGATLDSSCNTGACSCDTTCTYTACDLVRCKYLPANDYAKLTYQVAAAGSGTGPSTCPLGLAGSALVACVLRAPGASSPYSGWGYTMDVNGVVTCYPSGTTACSGSTDPPVPAN; from the coding sequence ATGATGAGGAGGGTCCGCCGCATGTCCCGCGCCCGCAGGGGCTTCACGCTGGTCGAGCTCATCGTCGTGTGCGTCATCATCGGCATCTTGTCCGCCGTCGCGATACCGAAGTATCTCAAGAGCGTGGAGAACAGCCGGGCGGACGCGGGCGTGGCCCAGTTGAAGATGGTGGGCGCGGCCTCCCGCATGTTCTCCCTGGACCACAGCGGCACTTATGTGACCGGGGCGACGTTGGATTCGAGCTGCAATACCGGAGCCTGCAGCTGCGACACGACCTGCACGTACACCGCTTGCGATCTGGTCCGGTGCAAGTACCTGCCGGCAAACGACTACGCCAAGCTGACCTATCAGGTCGCGGCCGCGGGCAGCGGCACCGGCCCCTCGACCTGCCCGCTGGGCCTGGCCGGGAGCGCTCTGGTGGCCTGCGTCCTGCGCGCGCCGGGGGCTTCCTCACCGTACAGCGGCTGGGGCTACACGATGGACGTCAACGGCGTCGTGACTTGCTACCCGAGCGGCACCACGGCTTGCTCGGGCTCGACTGATCCCCCGGTGCCCGCCAATTAG
- a CDS encoding type II secretion system F family protein, with amino-acid sequence MGRFNYTVQDGKGETTSGNLEAGDENEAIAALQGKGYFILSIAAERTARAVSGKPTAGGRVAARDLIFFAEQLSTLLNGGVPLVRALSLLGEHAQSVNLHLALAQVTKDVAGGMALYKALERHPNSFDHLWVSLVQAGEMGGQLPKVLKQIAAYTGAQDELRGKIITAMAYPGVLCGISMSVLAFFIVKIVPVFADIFKQFGLKLPPLTMAIIMLSNLVVNHLASLIVVVVVVWFMWSAYVSTEPGQVTKWNMIFSVPFFGTFAKNMMVERLLTTLSTLIESGVSILNAISVLEGVFGSNIIFQRLLRSVKNDVASGKSISAAFRRTGILPPLVTEMMFMGEESGKLPDMLVTLSAFYREQIDQFTRRFTAIIDPILVVGIGGVVGVIVLAVFLPIFKLSTMGGGGAK; translated from the coding sequence ATGGGCCGGTTCAATTACACCGTCCAGGACGGCAAAGGCGAGACGACCTCCGGCAACCTGGAGGCGGGCGACGAGAACGAGGCGATAGCCGCCCTCCAGGGCAAGGGCTATTTCATCCTCTCCATCGCCGCCGAACGCACCGCCCGCGCCGTCTCGGGCAAGCCGACCGCCGGCGGCAGAGTCGCGGCGCGGGACCTCATCTTCTTCGCCGAGCAGTTATCCACGCTGCTCAACGGCGGCGTGCCCCTGGTGCGGGCCCTGTCGCTGCTGGGCGAGCACGCGCAATCCGTCAACCTCCATCTCGCTCTGGCGCAGGTGACCAAAGACGTGGCCGGGGGCATGGCCTTGTACAAGGCGCTGGAGCGCCATCCCAATTCCTTCGACCACCTCTGGGTCTCTTTGGTCCAGGCCGGCGAGATGGGGGGCCAACTCCCCAAGGTGCTCAAGCAGATCGCCGCCTACACGGGCGCCCAGGACGAATTGCGGGGGAAGATCATCACGGCCATGGCCTACCCGGGCGTGTTGTGCGGCATCTCCATGAGCGTGCTGGCCTTTTTCATCGTCAAGATCGTCCCGGTCTTCGCGGACATCTTCAAGCAGTTCGGGCTCAAGCTGCCGCCCCTGACCATGGCCATCATCATGCTGTCGAACCTGGTCGTGAACCATCTGGCCTCCCTCATCGTCGTGGTGGTCGTCGTCTGGTTCATGTGGAGCGCCTACGTCTCGACCGAGCCCGGGCAGGTCACCAAATGGAACATGATCTTCAGCGTGCCCTTCTTCGGCACTTTCGCCAAGAACATGATGGTGGAACGCCTGCTGACCACCCTCTCGACCTTGATCGAGAGCGGCGTGAGCATCCTCAACGCCATCTCGGTCCTGGAGGGGGTCTTCGGGAGCAACATCATCTTCCAGCGCCTGCTGCGCTCGGTCAAGAACGACGTGGCCAGCGGCAAGTCCATCTCCGCGGCCTTCCGCAGGACCGGGATCCTGCCGCCGCTGGTCACCGAGATGATGTTCATGGGCGAGGAGTCCGGCAAGCTCCCGGACATGCTGGTGACCTTGTCGGCCTTCTACCGCGAACAGATCGATCAGTTCACCCGGCGCTTCACCGCGATCATCGACCCCATCCTGGTGGTGGGCATCGGCGGCGTGGTCGGGGTCATCGTCTTGGCGGTGTTCCTGCCGATCTTCAAACTGTCCACCATGGGCGGGGGGGGAGCAAAATGA
- a CDS encoding ATPase, T2SS/T4P/T4SS family, giving the protein MPDKQELPDILVSSGVITPDQKEKAARVATTSKCSFGEAAVKLGFTTDETIAIAISKQFAVPYASRENKILKVEKGQNLERIITESYARDHSVLPLFLDEGILAVAMTNPEDMMLLDNLKLLTAGLEIQSFVATRAQILKAIDEFYTGGGSGMIEKSMATAATGTDEVQEVETSSDTRVDLDQMVRGAEGANIVSLVNAILKQAISERTSDIHIESYDERVMLRFRIDGVLYERMAPLKKDFMAVVSRVKILSKLDIAERRLPQDGTFSIKVQNRNIDLRVSICPTVFGEKVVMRILDKGAVELNIDKIGFEPRQKEDFLIGANRPHGLLFLTGPTGSGKTTTLYSVLNTIKTPELNFMTIEDPVEIKMAGLNQVQVRATIGLTFAAALRSFLRQDPDVILVGEVRDQETAQTCLRAALTGHLVLSTLHTNDAMSAVVRLIDLGIEPFLLSSSLCVVAAQRLVRRLCPHCKKAYQPDTKDVEMCIRESLLNPAPDPAKITFFEARGCDKCARTGYSGRTAIYEVYLIVPEMREIIYKYGGDLARLRDAASRAGMWTLRASGWRKVISGQTSLEEILGVTLEDE; this is encoded by the coding sequence ATGCCCGACAAGCAGGAACTGCCTGACATACTCGTCTCCAGCGGCGTCATCACGCCCGACCAAAAGGAAAAGGCCGCCCGGGTGGCGACCACCTCGAAGTGCTCCTTCGGCGAGGCCGCGGTCAAGCTGGGTTTCACCACGGACGAGACCATCGCCATCGCCATCTCCAAGCAGTTCGCCGTCCCCTACGCCTCGCGCGAGAACAAGATCCTCAAGGTCGAGAAAGGCCAGAACCTCGAGCGCATCATCACCGAGTCCTACGCCCGGGACCACAGCGTCCTGCCCTTGTTCCTCGACGAGGGTATCCTCGCCGTGGCCATGACCAACCCCGAGGACATGATGCTGCTGGACAACCTCAAGCTCCTCACCGCGGGGCTGGAGATCCAGTCCTTCGTGGCCACGCGCGCGCAGATCCTCAAGGCCATCGACGAGTTCTACACCGGCGGCGGCTCAGGGATGATCGAGAAGTCCATGGCCACGGCCGCCACGGGCACCGACGAGGTTCAGGAGGTGGAGACCAGCAGCGATACCCGGGTGGACCTCGACCAGATGGTCCGGGGCGCCGAGGGCGCCAACATCGTTTCGCTGGTCAACGCCATCCTCAAGCAGGCCATCTCCGAACGGACTTCGGACATCCACATCGAGAGCTACGACGAACGGGTGATGCTGCGCTTCCGCATCGACGGGGTCCTCTACGAGCGCATGGCGCCCTTGAAGAAGGACTTCATGGCCGTGGTCTCGCGCGTCAAGATCCTTTCCAAGCTCGACATCGCGGAGCGCCGCCTGCCCCAGGACGGCACCTTCTCCATCAAGGTGCAGAACCGCAACATCGACCTGCGCGTCTCCATCTGCCCGACGGTGTTCGGGGAGAAAGTCGTCATGCGTATCCTGGACAAAGGCGCCGTCGAGCTCAACATCGACAAGATCGGCTTCGAGCCCCGCCAGAAGGAGGACTTCTTGATCGGGGCGAACCGCCCCCACGGCCTGCTCTTCCTGACCGGCCCCACCGGCTCCGGCAAGACCACCACGCTCTACTCCGTCCTCAACACCATCAAGACCCCCGAGCTGAATTTCATGACCATCGAGGACCCCGTCGAAATCAAGATGGCGGGGCTCAACCAGGTGCAGGTGCGGGCCACCATCGGGCTCACCTTCGCGGCGGCCCTGCGCTCGTTCTTGCGCCAGGACCCGGACGTCATCCTGGTCGGCGAGGTGCGCGACCAGGAGACGGCCCAGACCTGCCTGCGCGCCGCTCTCACCGGACACTTGGTGCTTTCGACCCTGCACACCAACGACGCGATGTCCGCGGTCGTGCGCCTCATCGACCTCGGCATCGAGCCGTTCCTGCTCTCCAGCAGCCTCTGCGTGGTGGCCGCGCAGCGCTTGGTGCGCAGACTCTGCCCGCACTGCAAGAAGGCCTATCAGCCCGACACCAAGGACGTGGAGATGTGCATCCGGGAGTCTCTGCTCAACCCGGCCCCCGACCCGGCCAAGATCACCTTCTTCGAGGCTCGAGGCTGCGACAAGTGCGCGCGCACCGGCTACTCCGGCCGCACCGCCATCTACGAGGTGTACCTGATCGTGCCTGAGATGCGCGAGATCATCTACAAGTACGGCGGCGACCTCGCGCGGCTCAGGGACGCCGCCTCCCGGGCCGGCATGTGGACCCTGCGCGCCAGCGGCTGGCGCAAAGTCATCTCAGGCCAAACCTCCCTGGAAGAGATCCTGGGCGTCACCCTCGAAGACGAATAG
- a CDS encoding GspMb/PilO family protein has translation MAKIDLNQIAGKVQDEIRLLSSTLKEKGSERFSRTLSIALVVPIVCYFMVYARARKRLNAVAGELAMARATATYLDTYKDLKSRLDYSYAMLPLPKDRANFLSDAVKEALRAEGIVATDFQPPSDVEVPGGVVQNLNIRMRVKFPELMAFLTRMESSKPVIYINNLDISKLSEPIGLNDVSCGLSTIIPLERF, from the coding sequence ATGGCCAAGATCGACCTCAACCAAATCGCCGGCAAGGTCCAGGATGAGATCCGGCTCCTTTCCTCCACCCTCAAGGAGAAGGGCAGCGAACGCTTCAGCCGGACGCTGTCCATCGCCCTGGTCGTGCCCATCGTCTGCTATTTCATGGTGTACGCGCGGGCGCGCAAGCGGCTCAATGCGGTGGCCGGCGAGCTGGCGATGGCGCGGGCGACCGCCACGTACCTCGACACGTACAAGGACCTCAAGAGCCGCCTCGACTACTCCTACGCGATGTTGCCGTTGCCCAAGGACCGCGCCAACTTCCTGTCCGACGCGGTCAAGGAGGCCCTGCGCGCCGAAGGGATCGTGGCCACTGATTTCCAGCCGCCCAGCGACGTCGAGGTGCCCGGGGGCGTCGTCCAGAACCTGAACATAAGGATGCGCGTCAAGTTCCCGGAGTTGATGGCGTTCCTGACTCGGATGGAGTCGAGCAAGCCGGTGATCTACATCAACAACCTGGATATCTCGAAGCTGAGCGAGCCGATCGGCCTCAACGATGTCTCCTGCGGCCTGAGCACGATCATCCCGCTGGAGCGGTTCTAG